Genomic DNA from Oncorhynchus clarkii lewisi isolate Uvic-CL-2024 chromosome 5, UVic_Ocla_1.0, whole genome shotgun sequence:
ttaatcggaatggccgattaattcggggcgatttcaagttttcataacaatctgtatttttgggagACGATTTGCcaattgttttatttatatatttatttatacctttatttaactaggcaagtcagttaagaacacattcttattttcaatgacggcctaggtacggtgggttaactgcctcgttcaggggcagaacgacagattttcaccttgtcagctcgggggacccaatcttgcaaccttacatttaactagtccaacgcaataacgacctgcctctctctcgttgcactccacaaggagactgactgcctgttacgcaaatgcagtaagccaaggtaagttgctagccagcattaaacatatcttataaaaaacaatcaatcataatcactagttaactacacatggttgatgatattatctagcgtgtcctgcattgcatataatctgactgagcaaacaagtatctaagtatctgactgagcggtggtatgcagaagcaggcgcgtaaacattcattcaaacagcactttcgtgcgttttgccagcagctcttcgttgtgcgtcaagcattgtgctgtttatgacttcaagcctatcaattcccgaaatgaggctggtgtaaccgaagtgaaatggctagctagttaacgcgCGCtaagcgtttcaaacatcactcgctctgagccttctagtagttgttccacTTGCTCtacatgggtaatgctgcttcgatggtggctgttgtcgttgtgttgctggttcgagcccagggtggagcgaggagagggacggaagctatactgttacactggcaatactaaagtgcctataagaacatccaatagtcaaagcttaatgaaatacaaatggtatagagggaaatagtcctataataactacaacctaaaacttcttacctgggaatattgaagactcatattaaaagaaaccaccagctttcatatgttctgagcaaggaactgaaaggttagctttcttacatagcacatattgcacttttactttcttttccaacactttgtttttgcattatttaaaccaaatttaacatgtttcattatttacttgaggctaaatgtattttattaagttaaaataaatattaattcagtattgttgtaattgccattattacaaataaatgtaaaaaaattggccgattaatcggtattggcttagttggtcctccaataatcagtatcggtatcggcgttgaaaaatcataatcggtcgacctctagtttggaccatgatagttcgtcatctgtggatcttttggggcagtatgcgaattggagtgggtctagggtgtccgggaggatgctgttgatgtgagccatgaccagactttcaaagcacttcatggctaccgatgtgagtggcACGGGTCTGtaatcatttaagcaggttaccttcgcttccttgggcacagggactatggtggtctgcttgaaacatgtaggtattacagactaggtcagggagaggttgaaaatgtcagtgaagacacttgacagttggtccgtgcatgctttgagtacacgtcctggtattccatctggcccagcggctttgtgaatgttgacctgtttaaaggttttgttcacatcggctaccgagagcgttataaCACAGTCCTCCAGAACAGCTgttgctctcgtgcatgcttcagtgttgcttgcctcgaagcgagcataaaaggcatttagctcatctggttggctcgcatcactgggcagctcatgtcttggtttccctttgtagtttgtaatagttttcaattcctgccacatctgacgagcgtcagagccggtgtagtaggattcaattttaatcctgtattgacgcttttctTGATTGATGGTATGTCTAagagcatagtgggatttcttataagcgtccggattagtctcccactccttgaaagcggctgcTCTAGcatttagctcgatgcggatgctGCATGTAATCCACGGCTTCTGGTTAgaatatgtacgtacagtcactgtggggacgacgtcatcgatgcacttattgatgaagctgatgactgaggtggtgtgttcCGCAacgccattggatgaatcccgctacacattccagtctgtgctagcaaaacagtcctgtagtgtagcacccacgtcatctgaccacttccgtattgagcgggTTACTGGTACTTTCTGCTTTAGTttatgcttgtaagcaggaatcatgaggatagaattatggtcagatttgccaaattgagGTCAGGGAAGAGCTttctatgcatctctgtgtgtggagtaaaggtggtctaggatccccccccccccccggttatacaaaatttggtaaaactgatttaagtttgcctgcatttaagtccccggccactaggagcgccgcttcttggtgagcattttcttctttgcttatgtccttatagagttggttgagagcagtcttagtgccagctttgttttgtggtggtaaatagacggctacgaataatacagatgagaactctcttggtagataatgtggtctgcagcttatcataaggtactctacctcaggcgagcaatacctcgagacgtctttaatattagacatcgcacaccagctgttattgacaaaaagacacacacccccaccccgcgtcttaccagaggtagcgttttgccggtgcatggaaaatcccgctagcTTTATGTTGTCCGTatcttcgttcagccacgtctcggtgaaacataagatgttacagtttttaatgtcccgttggtaggataatcttaatagtaggtcatcaatttaattttccaatgattgcacgttaacAAGAAGCATGGAAGGcattgggagtttactcgctcgcctcttCACGCAAAAagtgtggatctgggcctgttccaatgaaagcaggatatccttcttgtCGTACCtgttaaaggaaaaagtttcttccagtccgcggtgagtactcgcttttctgatgtccagaagttattttcggtcataagagacagtagcagcaatattatgtagacaatactttaaaaaataagttacacaaaactaaaaaaagaaataacaaaatagcacaattggttgggagaatgtgaaacgtcagccatgttctttCTTCAGCGGCATTTTTCCATTTTTgggaaaggttgctggatcgaatccccgagctgacaaggtaaaaaaatatgttgttctgccccatagcaaggcagttaacccactgttccttgggcACCGAAGACGTTGATGTCCATTTAAGGCATCCCCCCAGCACCTCTCTGATTgaggttaaatgcagaagacacatttcaggtgAATACattgttggacaactgactaggtatccccctttccttttcccaaagttggctagcttgctagctagctactgggGGTGCAttcataaattcactctggctatctattACGATTTCAGAGTATTTTTGTCTGTGTCAATTCGATGGTGAGTCAACTTGCCACCTAGTCTGGTTTATGATAGAATGGCTCTATGTATAGTTAGGTTGTTCGTCGAAAACATAATGTCAAAATAATACATTGATTCTGTCAGCTGAAGAATAGGCCTAGTCTTAGGGATGCCGAAGAAGTTCCAGGGTGAGAACTCCAAGGCGGTCACTGCCAAGGCCCGCAAGGCAGAGGCCAAAGCAGTGGAAGACGCCCGCaagaagaaggagctggaggATGCACTATGGCAGGAGAACGACAAACATGTCCTGAAGAAAGAACAGAGGAAGGTGAGGCCTTTCGCACTCCGTTTCCTATTCTCACACGGGGTCAAATAGTCTGCAGTAGTATTATATTGGGGTATATCACGATCCAGTATCTGGCTATGTATGTACAGACACCACACTCTAGAATCTACTGAATATTGAAGTGGGCCTGATCATTTAGGCTTGACTTTAAATGTCCCCTCTCTGAACCTGCAGGATGACAAGGAGAAAAAGCGCCTTGAGGCCCTGGAGCGAAAGAAGGAGAACCAGCGGCTCTTAGATGAGGAGGCTGCAAAGATTAAGGGCAAGGCCAaggaggctgctgctgctgctgtggtgGCAGGCAAAGTAACTCGGGCCCAGATTGAGGAGATGTTGCATGTCGAGCAGCAGCTACAACAGCAGGAGCAACCCAAAGAGAAAGGCAATGACCTTACCAATATACCTTCAATCATTAACCAGGCTCTCTTTCCTCTCCGGGTTCTGTTGTATTCTTATGGTCTCCCTCCTATGTTCGTGTCCACAGAGAAGAGCCACCTGGAGACGCCCCTGGAGGAGAACGTGAATCGCATCATTCCTGAGGAAGGTGTTGTGGAGGCTAGAACCATAGAGGATGCCATTGCCATGCTCAGGTACAGAGTACTGTATACAGGCATAACCTCAATGTTGCTTTTGTAGGGGGTAACAATGTTAAGATTACAGGCGAGAACCAGGGGAGCATTTCCATTGGTGTACCATACCATTATCAACCAAGTGGGTTTGgtgcgccttcagaaagtattaacaaTCCTTGGCTTTTTTTCACATATTGTTGTTAGTCTAGATTTAAAATGTATTggatttagattttgtgtcactgatctacacacaataccccatcatgtcgaagtggaattgtgtttttagaaatgtttacaaatgaattaaaaatgaaaatctgaaatgtcttgagtcaatacatattcaacccttttgttatggcaagtctaagtaagttcaggagtaaaaatgtgtttaataaGTCACAATTTGCATGGACTTACtgtatgcaataatagtgtttaaactTATTTTTAAATGACAACCCaatctctataccccacacacataattatctgtaaggtccctcagtccagcaatgaatttcaagcacagattcaaccacaaagaacagggaggttttccaatgtttcgcaaagaagggcacctattggtagttgACATTTAATATCTCTTTGAGAAAGGtgatgttattaattacactttggatggtgtatcaatacacccagtcactacaaagatataggcacccttcctaactcggttgccggagaggaaggataccgctcagggatttcaccatgaggccaaaggtGATTTTAAAACCATTaagttaatggctgtgatgggaggtAATTGACGAAgaatcaacattgtagttactccacaatactaacccaaaTGAAAGCGTGAAAAGACGTAAACCTGTACAGATTACAAAATATTccgaaacatgcatcctgtttgcaataaggcactaaagaaattcactttttgtcctgaatacaaagtgttttgtttggggaaaatccatatttttgtggtggctgcatcatgggtATACTTGTTAACGGcaagggagtttttcaggataaaaagaaatggaatagagctaagcacatgcaaatcctataggaaaacctggttcagtctgctttccaacagacatttggagacaaattcacctttcagcaggacaattactTAAAacccaaggccaaatatacactgcagttgcttaccaagacgacattgaatgttcttgagtggcctagttacagttctgacttaaattggcttggaAGTCTATGGAAAGACttaaatgtctgtctagcaatgatcaacaaccaacttgacagagcttgaacaattttttaaaagaataatgggcaaatgatTTGCAATCCagctgtgcaaagctcttagactttcttccactttgacagagtatttgtagattgttaacaaaaaatgtaaatggaatccattttaatcctactttgtaacacaacaaaatgtggaaaaagtcaacgggtgtgaatactttctgaaggcactgtataacatcAGTTACTTCTCATACTCTAGGCTATATAAAAGAAGATGAAGCAGGCATGGCAGGTATCATAAGTATGAGGGTCCATAGAGTAGCTAACGTGAGAGAAGTCGAGAGCCTCATTTCAACCCGTCCTCTTGTGTGTTTCTTTCCCAGCACGGCTGAAGAGCTCGACCGCCACCCAGAGCGCAGGGTGAAGGCAGCGTTCGCCGCGTTCGAGGATCTGAACATGCCCCTTCTTAAAAAAGAGAACCCCAACATGCGGCTGTCGCAGCTCAAGCAACAGCTGAAAAAGGAGTGGATGAAGTCGCCAGAGAACCCCCTGAACCAGCGCTTTGCCAACTACAACACAAAGTGAACCAACTCCAGCAGCAgctaaaaaaaaactgtttaccTATGCACATTGGACCTTACAATGGAAGATGCCCCCAACCTATAATTATTCccccatttatgaatgtgttgcTGGAAAAGCTGCATTCATTCCCTAGGAAGGACCTCCGATGCAAGGAATCACCTTGGGACTTCCGCTTGTTTCGTTCCGATTTGACAAGGAAAAGCAAACTCCCAACCAATGTTCCTGATGATTTTATTTTACTGTGCATGTCCACTTGTGAAGCATCTCGGCAGTTTATGGATTTTATTCCCACTGTCAGTTTTTGGCGCTTATGTTGAAAAGGGATTAAAGTAACTTATTTCAGTTCACAATACACTAACATATCTAATTATTTCTGAGAATGAGACTACAGGTATGTGATCTGCACTCTTGCCTATCGTAATCGCCTCCATTAACCCCCCGTTGATGATAATAACTTGCGTAAGAAAATCATGACCAGAGCCAGTTGTTGACTTGTTATGAACTGCCATTTTGGGCACCATTGGAAATGACCACCCCTTTCCCTATGATAAAGTGTATTGTGGCACCTGTTCCCCATCCTAACAAGGCCTTATTAGGTGCACCCACTCAATAAATCAATACTGCTGTTGCTATTCCTGGTATCATGCAATATTAGGTCTGAATCCTGCATCTGCTTTCAGGTTACATTGAATTGTATGGAGATTGTTATTGCTTTTTTGTAAGTGAAATTTGAAAAGACtacaaaaaaatatttcaaaTCTCAAATTCATGTAAATCTAAattaacccccccccaaaaaaaatgtaatgcagGTTTACGTACCATTTTCTCACCTTCATGTTTGAGCGTTTATGTAGAAAGGCCATCTCATTTATTGAAAGCATACAGCTCACCACATCTCGTCAGTTGTGTTTTAGGAGCTGCAGCTAAGAAGTGTCTCCTAACGCCCACCACTTCTGTTTCAACAGCACAATCATTTAGCACGAGGGTTTTTAAAATTCACTGCATTTTGATCTACATTCATTTCGCCACTTAAATAGACTTTCAGACGTGTGCATATGCCTTACATTAGTGCTCGTTTTCAGCCAGGTTTCCGTCTGAAGAGGATACTGAAAGTGTTTAGCTGTGTTCTggttctctgtccttctcccaaAGTGCAGACAGGcatttactgcactgctggagctagaaaGAAGTCATCTGTACGCGACTAAACTCTGATTTGAAGTGCACACATGTTCACTCCCTTTCATAGATTTAAAATGAATAGACGAGTGTAAGGAATACTTGCACAAATCCAGTGCTTTTAAACACAATGGAGTCAACAAGTGCACACTTACAGTAAAAAGGGAATTGGAATTCATCCATGTGACTCATCTTTTGTTCCCAGTGGCTCCTGAATTTTACTCTCATGCTATGCCACTGGATGACACTCAGCAGACTACACTCACATCCTCATCCATTTAGTTAATTGCTGATCTATAAGATATCTTATCAATTTTATATTTATAAGGTGGAATTGGCTGTTGGCATTTATACAAGAATACAGTATTGTTGTAGCCATGCCTTTTACTCTGCTACAATACTGTTATAGATGCCAATACCAGACAGGTGTAAGAAGTTActgtggaatatatatatatatatacatatatatatatatatatatatatagtcaaaACCCTCTTATCCAAGTAAATCTGCATAGGTAGTTTCTTTTTAGTTCAAATGAAAGTTGTAACTGAGAGGACGACCAATAAATCTCATTACCATATTTGCTGTTAAATCAACTGtctttttgttttttaatttatGCCACATTTATATTACAATTCACTTGAACACGATATACACTGACCTTTGAAGCACGGCAAATATTTATTTGGCTTATGTGCTGCCTTTCTTTACAATGTTTTTTTAAAGCACAGCAACATTCAAACAGTAGCCTGCTGACCAAGCACGCAGTGGTCTTTGTAACTTTGACTGCCACCAGTTTGAAAGAGCGTAACAGGAAAGAgcgtatgcaggccatggaagaactgggacattttcagcttccagtaattgtgtacagatcGTTGCGACATggagctgtgcattatcatgctgaaacatgaggcgatggcggcagatgaatggcacgaagTCTGGCCCTGATGATCTTGTcactatctctgtgcattcaaattgccatcgataaaatgcaactgtgttcgttgtccgtagcttatgccggcccataccataaccccgccTCCACCATGGGGTACTCGGTTCACGACGTTGACatcaaaccgctcgcccacacgatgccatacatgtggtctgcggttgtgaggccggttagacgtactgccaaattctctaaaacgacattggaggcagcttatggtagagaaatgaacattacattctcttgcaacagctctggtggacatacctgcagtcagcatgccaattgcactctcccccaaaacttgagacatctgtggcattgtgttgtgtgacaaaagtgcacattttagagtggccttttattgtccccagcacaatgtcatatgccacaccttttagagaaatacgctttttgtgtgtatggaacattatatttttttatttcaactcatgaaacatgggatcaacactttacatgttgcatttatatttttattcagtttataTGATTGTTCATTCAAATGTCATAACCTTCAGAGTTGCTCTTGGTTGGTGAGAGACAATCCCTGGTATCCAATGTGATTAAGCCCTCAACTATAGTAAATAAGCACATAAAGCGTAATATAAAACCTTTATTAAGCCTATAGGTTTAATTATGTAAACATAAGTAAATGGCCCAATGACCACATTAAGCACTGTGTATGTTGTCAAATGCATTATTAAATCCAATGTTTTATGATTACTTGCTATGGCGAAAGCCAATGTCACTTTTGGACAATGGGCTGATGCAAGTGCTATAATTTATGACAACTGTATATACGATAGACACTTAATAGCTGTATATAATAGCTGTGTATATAGGCTATTGTTCTCTAGAACAAGAGGATATATAACATACATTGAGAACAACAAGTCAGTTGTCTAAGTGTGTGACAGATTTGATGCGATGTATTATGTTCAGGTGATCTCGCTCACGTGCAGATTAAAGAAACTTTGGCCCCTGCTCAGTCTGTCTTTATGATTCCACGCATATTATTTCCGTCAACTCTTTCTCAAACGTATTGGAGAAGAAGACCCAAGGTCCTACACGAGACCTTTTTCTCCAATGCGTTTTTAAAAGGAGAGAGGATGCAAGGAAAGATGAACGAGAAAGAGGCTTTGTATGTTCCTTGTGGCGGAGGAGATAAGAGGCTCTGTGTAGGCTTTTGAACGACGAAACATCAATGACAAGTTTCTCTGACCCCTAATTGACTATTCTGCTTTGAAAGCACCGACCGACTCCCCATACAACCAACTGTTCTTTTAGCTATCTATGGGCCTGCTTTGAGTCCATTTATGTATGTGTGAAGTGTGAATTGGTCCTTATTGCTTAGATCTGATGTCACATCGTTTTCTGTATCCCGCACAGACCCAATGCTTTGTCCCCCATTGCATTTGCATGCCAGGCCTTTAATAAGCCCAGCAGCTGCCCTTTCTTCAGTTTGAATCCTAATGATCACTTTCAAAGGAAAGCGGCCCCATCTCAAGTGTTGAGCACTAGGAAGTCTGCTGTCTGGCTCCCACTTCAAAAGCCTTTCGAGCGGTGCCCTGCCCCGGCACTAGCCAAGATCACCTCCAAGTTGTGCGTGGCTTTCTacaaggagagtgagagaaacgtATCTGAAGGAACAAGGTAAGACCAGGTCTCTGGGCTACGGGGGTCTAGTCAGTTATTTCTCATGCTTTGGGTCGATAGAGCAGAGAAAAGTAATAAATGGGAGATTTTTTCTCCTTAAAGAGTCATACATTTGTTAAGCAAGCAAAGAGAGGGTCTGATAATTGTTCAGTTTAAATGCACAATATTGTGAACTGCATTTAGCCAGTTCCTTGTGGAGTTTCTTGAATATTATGTAGTCGTTTGATAAATTAGGCTAGGTTTCTTGTCCCGGGGGCAAGTATCTGCGGTGCATTAGGACACTGTTAGACGGAAATGTAAAATCAATTGAATAATATGGGATTCTAATAAGATTCTAAAATAAATAGTACTGTGGATGTTTTACCGTCACCACATTCTACAAGCTGAGTCGGAAAATACACAAGGCTAAATAATGACAAAGGTTAGCGTACACACAAAGGTTTTTTTATATTGTGTATTCAACATTGATAACCCAGTTATGGTTGACAATATAGGTTTATATATGTCCTTAGTGCCTACATCCGTAGCAATGGTGATATCCCTGTTTGAGGAAGATTCCTATCAGAGGGGCTCATCTGGTTTTGACAGGAGCTCTCCAGTCTCACTTTGGGAGACTGTTATACACATGTCTCCTAAAAATGTTTTATCTGTTAGAACTTCTATGTTTGACTTGGATCTTTGTTAGCTTTTGCCGTAAAATGTAGAGCATGTTGTTCACTTAAAATGATGTCTTATTGATCAGATACTTTACAGCTTTTAAGAGGGAGTAGTGTCAATGTCTTTGTATAGTATTCCTTCATGTTTCCTCTGCTTTCTTACAGATTATTTTTGTGTGAACCCAACGCTCTTTTAGCTGGATGACTGTAATACACCATGAATATGGATGCAGCAACCGGCATAACCTGAGGAAATAGGTTATTAATAATATTATGGACTGAATCTTATTTTTGTTCTTCAAAAAATGATCAACAATGCATTGGCTATTGCACATGGTTATACCAACATAAGCAGTTGGGTTGAAAACATTTTCATTTGAATCTGGATTCCTTCCTAGCAAAGTCTTTGCAGTTCATCAATGTAAACAGTGTTACAAGTGACAAGATTTTCCCATTAAGTTCATGTTCAACTAACTTGCCAGCATCACCGTTTTTTCTAAATTCATAAAATTATTCAACAATACTTAGTTAACTAACAAAAACTAAATGTTGATTAAAAAGACAGTTAAAAACAactaaatatgaa
This window encodes:
- the LOC139409089 gene encoding coiled-coil domain-containing protein 124-like is translated as MPKKFQGENSKAVTAKARKAEAKAVEDARKKKELEDALWQENDKHVLKKEQRKDDKEKKRLEALERKKENQRLLDEEAAKIKGKAKEAAAAAVVAGKVTRAQIEEMLHVEQQLQQQEQPKEKEKSHLETPLEENVNRIIPEEGVVEARTIEDAIAMLSTAEELDRHPERRVKAAFAAFEDLNMPLLKKENPNMRLSQLKQQLKKEWMKSPENPLNQRFANYNTK